CCCGTTCTGCATACGTAAGATGCATATCACTTACACCGCTCCAAACAACTACGGACGCAAAACGGTTAGGTATCATGCTAGCGCGCAGTGCCATCATTGCCCCTCTGGAGAAGCCATACAGATGTATCCGGCTGCGATCTACAAAAGGCATGTTAGCAAGTAAACCATAAGCTTGATGCACATCCTCTAGCTCTGCTCCGCCAAATTCGTCTTTACCAGGGGCGCCCTCATTTCCCCGATAGTGAGGAGCAATAATAACATAGCCGAAAGCTGCCATTTGAGAGATTCGCATTGGCTGAACTCTTCCGACTTTTTTATAGCCGCCTCGGCAGTATAGAAGGGCTGGCAAAAGACCTTCTGCTTTAGGCTGAGATTGTAATTTCTGATCTGGAATAGCTAAAAGTGCTTTTACTAGGTGTATATCGCTACGATAGGTTACTGTGAACAATGCCACCTGCGGAATAGCTCGTTCTTCTTCCGTAATTTGAATGATCTCAGTAACACCCTGCAAAAGTTCTCTCCACATGCTTTATTACCACCTGTTCTCTATATTTATCCAGATTTTATGCTAAAACATGAAAAAGAAAAGAGGAACTATGATAGTTCCTCTTTTCTGTTTATAACATCGCTACGATTAATATCCGCGCTTATTCTGTTTTTTATTGATGGTAGCTATATTTTCTTCGCTGTGCTTCAACCATTTTTTCATTTTGTCCTCAAACGAGTCCTTAGGAGTGTCACGCTTACTGAAGCTACGGTCTCCACCACGATTACCCCCACCACGATAGCCGCCACGTTCTCCACCACGATCTTTTTGTTCGTCGCGAGCTTCGCGTTCTGGTGCTGGTAAAGCTGCGCGAACGGAAAGGGAGATCTTACCCGCATCATCGATGGAGAGTACTTTAACCTTCACAGCAGCTCCAACGGAAAAGTGATCATTAATATCCTTTACAAAACCATTTGCAACTTGGGAAATGTGAACTAGTCCTTGTTGCGTTTCATCCACAGCAACAAACATACCAAAAGGTTTAATTGCCGTCACTTTTCCTTCAATGATGCTTCCAACTTCTACTGCCATCCATTTTGCACTCCTTTTATCTTTTCACCAAGTGTCGAGAACCTCACTTCATACAGGCTCATTTCCTAAGTATAGCAGACAAAACGATTTAATGAAAAGCCCATTCTTCACTTTTATACTTGTACCATATCTGTTTTATTTAGGAAAAGCTGGTAAGCATCGGTAGCCATCACTAATTCTTCATTAGTTGGGATTACCATAATCTTCACTGGAGAGTAAGGACTGTTGATGAAGCCCTCCCCTTTGTTGTTGCGATTTGCTTCTTTATCAAGAATAACACCAGCGTATTCTAGTCCGTTACATACCAATTGACGAACTAATTCACTGTTTTCGCCCACACCTGCTGTAAAGATGATACCGTCGATGCCATTTAAGCGAGCCAAGTACAAACCAATGAAGTCATGTAGGCGTTGAGCGAATAATTCAAGTGCTAATTTAGCACGCTCATTACCTTCTGCTGTTGCTTTTTCAATGTCTCGCAAGTCGCTGGAGATGCCAGATAAACCTAGCACACCGCTTTCTTTGTTCAAAATCTCCATTGCACCCGCTGTATCTGTTTTTTCGATTTCAGCGATGTATGGCAAGATACCTGGATCAATGTTACCGCTACGAGTACCCATCATTACACCCGCTAGTGGAGTCATACCCATAGATGTATCAATGGATTGGCCATAGCGAACAGCCGTGATGCTTGCACCGCTACCAATATGACAACTAATTAGACGTAATTTTTCTTTTGGAGTACCCATTAATTGCTCAGCACGTTGAACAACATAACGGTGAGACGTTCCGTGGAAGCCGTATTTACGAATGCCGTATTTCTCGTAGTACTCATATGGCAATGGGTACAAATATGATACTGGAGGCATTGTTTGATGGAAAGCTGTATCAAATACGGCTACGTGTAGTGCATCTGGACGAATTTTTTGCGCCAATTCAATTCCTAGTAGATTGATAGGATTATGAAGTGGTGCAAATCGAGACAATGCATCAATTTTTTGTTTTACGTCGTCCGTAATAATCACGGATTCCTTGAAATCCTCTCCACCGTGAACGACACGATGAGATACCATAGAGATATCGTATTGCTTGTATTTATCAAAGATAGCATTAATAGCTTGTTCATAAGCATCGCGTTTTACTTCTTCTACAATGCCTTTATCGATTACCTTACGGGAAGGCAATTCGAACAATTGATATTTCACAGAGGAACTACCGCAGTTAAGAACAAGACTTAGCTTTTTCTCCTGTGCTTTAAACTTAGAATAGGTGTCACGATTATCAACTGGTACAATAACTTCTAATTCCATGTTGTTTTTAAGACCAGCAGCATTGGCTTCGTCCGTATCAATGTGCAATTCCAAACGGAAATCCTTATGCACACGGCACAATACATTTTCAAACACAATGGAACGAGTTCCTGGAACTTCAACGGAAACAAATTGTTTGTCTTTTACGCCAAATTCTTTTGCTTCTTCTTCAGAGAAGTGAATGTGACGGAATGCAATGATAACACCTTCATCAATGGTAACAGTTCCATGAGGACCTTCGAGAGTGATACCAGGGCTGCCCTTAATGTCTCCAGAATCACGTACTGGAGGCTCTACACCCAAGACAAAGCTGTCCGTACGGGATACTTCTAGTTGGGTCGCTTTACGTACCGGTCCTAATACACGCACTTTATTAATTCTACCTTTTGGTCCAACAATGTTAACCGTTTCTTCTGCTGCGTACTGACCAACTTGTTTTAGATCTTTCAGCTTTTTAAGTTCATAGCCAGGTCCAAATAATTGATCCAGATCTTGTTGTGATAAGTGAATATGACGGTTTGAAATACCAACAGGTACTTTCATTTAACAGACTTCCCTTCTTTTTCCTAATTCTATAGTGGTGTTATCTCTCTTTATGATGGTTGATTTTCTAAATTTTATCATCAACCCTACGTTAAAATGTTAACACCTGTGAGTATTCTGTTACAACATTTTTAAACTTTTTTGTTTTTTTCTGAAAATTGTATAGACAAATAAAAATATTATGCCAATGAAGGCTCCCGAAAAATCAAGCACAACATCCGTAACGAGTGCAGAGCGATCGGGTGTAAAGGACTGATGCCATTCATCTAGCACCCCTAAAAATAGGCTTAAAAACAAGCTCCATGGCAATGAATAAGCAGGGGAAGAGAAATAGCGAATGGCTTGGAACAGCATGATTCCAATGAACATAAAACCAAAGAAATGGCCTCCTTTACGAATGAAAAATTCTAAAACTCCTTCTACACCATTATTTTCAAAGCTTACCTCCTTGTTTACATATTGAAATGAAATATTTCCAACTTTCTCCTGAACATCATGTAGGTCGAGATATTTTTTTAATTGTCCGCGTATATCCTGTTGTCCATACGGTTGAGAAGAAAATACAAATTGAACAGCTAGTGCCAATAGTAGAATACATACGTACACCAGCCCCTTTCGACGATTCATGGGTCACCTCTTTGTGAAATAAACTGATTTTCACTATTATACCTGAAAGCTTGACCAATGGAAAAAGGGCTATCCATTGAGTTGACAGCCCTTTTTGGTCTACTGCTTATGCCAAATCCATGGTTACCTGTTATTTAGTTATCTATTGGTACGTAGTAAGGGTTGAAAATCTTCCGAACATAGCTTTTCCCGTCTATCTTCTATTTCTGCCATATCCTCTTCTTTCCTTCCTTCATTTGGATTTAAATTACCATCATTTACATAATTTCTTTTCCTTCTATTATTCCGCCAATTACCAAATAACTGGCAAAGTTACCCCTTTGACAGCTCATCATCGGCTACCGCGAGCATCTGTTTCGCTTTATTTATTCTTGCTCCAAATGATAGGGAATTTAAAAAATAAAATTACCACAAAAACAAAAATAAAAGAGCAGCCCCACATGATACGTGGAAGCCGCGTCTTATATTCCTGCTATTTAGATGAATATGAAGGTGTCAACTGCCAGCCGTTTTGCAAAGCGACCCACTCTGCTGCCTCGCGCACGCTCTTTACTGTATGAGCCGCTTTTTCTTTAATAGGCTCATCAGCATGTCCCATGGCAAAGCTGTGTGTCACTGCTTCAAACATAGGCAGATCATTGTAGGAATCCCCGATGCAAGCCACTTCATCCGGTGATAGACCTAGGTTGTCCATCAATCGGCTTACACCATCTCCTTTACTAACATGTAAAGGCATTAAATCTAGACAATCGCTAAAGGATACAAATGAATCAAATTGTTCAGGGTAGAGCTCATGAACCTTTTGCTGTAATTGCTTTAATGTCTCCATTTCACCGATATATGTTAATTTAGTTGGTTTTAGCTGATCGCTGAACATATTAATAAGGTTTGGCTCCTCTTTAATTTGTTCCTTATGAGCCTCTTCTATTTCCTTGTACGCTGTTTTTTTCGTCAGGTACACATCATCGCCTACACTCACCAAGCTTATTGCATCGAATTCCTGCCCTGTCTCACACAATTTCCGAGCCATCTCTGGATCAAAATCGCAAGCATGCAGTAACTGCTCTTCTCGCGTAATAACAAAACCACCATTTTGGCTCACACGATGGCACTGATGACCTAGCTCCTCAATGACCCATTTAATATCTCTATCAATACGACCGCTGGCAATACAAATTTGGATTCCCTTTTGAGCTAAAAACAGCAATGCCTCACGATCGGCCGGATCAATTTTTTTCTCATCTGTTAGTAAAGTGCCATCCAAATCGCTTACAAACATTTTTATCATGCAGGTTTCCTCCGTTTCAAAACTCTCTATCTATCCTTAGTAATCTTACCTTAAAAAGAAAAGATATGATAGGTCGCTAAAGTTGTGTTCTACCCTTTTATCTTTTTGAATAGTCTGATAAAATTCATCTTATAAAACGCTTACACACATCCCAGATCGTACAAAACTGTGATAGCTTTTTTTAAACAGGAGGGAGAGGTGCATCGTGGCAAAGATTTATGAATCATATAACGACATGGTTGCGGATATTCATGATGGGGCTACGTTATTAGTAGGTGGGTTTGGTCTCTGCGGTATTCCGGAAAATCTGATCATTGCCTTGCGTGATAAAGGGGTCAAGGGGTTAACCGTGGTTTCAAATAATTGCGGCGTGGATGATTGGGGGCTTGGCCTCATGCTACAGCAAAAGCAAATTAAGAAAATGGTCAGCTCTTATGTAGGGGAGAACAAAGAATTTGAGCGGCAATTCCTCTCCGGCGAACTGGAGGTAGAATTAACGCCACAAGGTACGTTAGCGGAAAGAATTCGTGCTGGTGGGGCTGGCATTCCTGCCTTTTATACACCGGCTGGTGTCGGTACACCTATTGCCGAAGGACGTGAAACTCGCATATTTAATGATAAAGAATACGTAATGGAAACTGCGATTACCGGTGATTTTGCATTAATCAAAGCTTGGAAGGCAGATACGCTCGGTAATCTCATTTATCATAAAACCGCACGTAACTTTAATCCAATGATGGCGGCGGCTGGTAAAATCACGCTTGTTGAGGTGGAAGAAATCGTAGCGGCAGGTGAACTTGACCCTGATCATATTCATACTCCAAGCATATACGTACAACGCTTGATTAAAGCCCCTTCCTTTGAAAAACGTATCGAACGGCGCACTGTTCAGAAAGCTTGATATAACATTATTAAAAATATTATCGAACAATCACAAACATTGATAATGTTTAATCGTACGCTTACTCACTGTTTAAAATAAGGAGGTAGTTATCCATGACCTTGTCTCGCGAGCAAGTGGCCATGCGTGCCGCTCAGGAAATCGAGGATGGTTTTTATGTAAATTTGGGAATTGGTATGCCTACACTGGTGGCTAACTATATTGCGGAGGGTAAAACCGTAGTTTTACAATCAGAAAATGGATTACTGGGCATCGGCCCTTATCCGTATGCTGATGATATCGATCCTGATTTGATCAACGCTGGAAAAGAGACCGTTACTGCCATTTCTGGTGCTTCCTATTTCTCCTCTGCTGAGTCCTTTGGCATGATCCGCGGAGGTCATATTGATTTGGCCATTCTGGGTGCGATGGAGGTATCCGAGAAGGGTGATTTAGCTAATTGGATGATTCCAGGAAAAATGGTAAAAGGAATGGGCGGGGCCATGGATTTGGTCCACGGTGCAAAAAAAATTGTGGTGATCATGGAGCATGTAAATAAGCATGGAGAGAGCAAAATTCTTCCTGCCTGCACGCTCCCTTTAACCGGGAAACAAGTGGTTAACCGGATTATTACTGATCGTGCAGTATTTGACGTAACGTCAGAAGGCCTTACTTTAATCGAAGTAGCGGATGGCTTCACAGCAGATGATATTAAAGCCTGCACCGCCGCTTCCTTCCAAGTGGCAAACGAGTTAAAAACCGTTATCGTCTAACACGGTTACTTTCATTTCATTTCGCATAACCTAACAAGACATCGTAAGCTTGGCTTTGCACATATGCAAAAGCATCTCCTCTGTTGCGCTTGTTAGAGTTAAGAATCCCTGTATTCTAGGCAAAAAAAGGCAACCCTTGGGTCGCCTTTTTTATTTAGAAAGGAGCTTGCAAATGGCTACCACGCTTGGCTTTCTTGTTTTACATGGATTTGCAGGCAAAATGAATGATGTGCTACCTCTCGTTCAATTTTTGCGTAGTCAGGGCTATACTGTTGAATGCCCTACATTAGAAGGTCATGGGACCGATCGTTATCATTTGAAGCATTCAACTCGCCAGCAATGGATACATTCAGCCGAGCATGCCTATCAACGACTTAGCATGCGCGTAGATATCACAGTGATAATCGGTTTTTCAATGGGTGGCCTACTTGCCTTCCATCTAGCCGCTCGTTACCCCGTTCGACTCTTGTTTACTCTGTGTACACCATACTACTATTGGGATATTCCCCAATCCCTTTCTAATTTAAAAGAAGACTTCAGTAACTACAGCAACAAATATCTGGCTAGCCTGTTCCGTATTCCGCTTACTAGCATGCTCCAGTTCCGCAGGCTTTTAGCTGAAACAAAGCTCATGATGCATCGTGTTACATGCCCGTACTACATTATTCAGGGGAAAAGGGATGATACTGTTCAAGCTGTTAGCGCAGAGTATCTACAGCGAAAGGTGACGAGCAAGCAAACCACTGTTCAATACTTCCCAAACTCTGGTCATATTATTTTACATGGCCCTGAATCTCAGCAGGTCATCTCCTATATCAACCACGTTCTACAGCAAGAATTGCCCGATCTTTATGGGAAAACTACGGTTTTATTTTGATGAACCAAAACTCGATCTTCTAAATGCCAATGAACAGCGCGGGCCAACACGGTCCGCTCTATTTGTTTACCCAAACGCTTAAGATCATCTACATCATCACGGTGAGTCACACGTTCTACTCCCTGCTCAATAATCGGGCCCGCATCCAGTTCTTCCGTTACGTAATGCGCAGTAGCACCAATTAATTTAACGCCACGCTCATACGCTCGTTCATATGGCTTTGCTCCTACGAAAGCTGGTAAGAAGGAGTGGTGAATATTGATAATTTGGCATGGAAAATCTTGCAGGAAGGTCGGCGATAAAATCTGCATATAACGAGCTAATACAATCATATCTACCTTGCCTTTGATGAGCTCGATTTGCTTTTGCTCAGCTTCTTGTTTCGTGTCCTTTGTCACAGGAATATGATAGAAAGGAATCCCCATCGCTTCTACAATATCTTTCGTATCCAAGTGATTACTGATAACCATCGCAATATCCGCATGTAAGTATCCTGCACTGTACTGCCACAGCAATTCTACTAGGCAATGATCTTCTTTCGATACAAAAATGGCCATACGCTTACGCTTGCATGCCTCTACTAGCTTCCATTCCATCTCAAACTGTTTGGCAATCGGTTCAAACCCCTGATTTAATGACTCCCAGCACTCTTGTAGACGGCTTTGCTTAAATTCAATCCGCATGAAAAAGCGTCCACCTTCTGGGTCGGTTGTATATTGGTCAGATTGAATGATATTAGCACCTTGTTCATATAGATATCGGGAAACTGTTGAGACGATCCCGGGACGATCAGGGCACGTAATTAGCATAATTGCTGTATCTTCATGCTTTTGCTTAAATTGGTTCCATTCTTTGTCAGATATTGGTTGCATCGTAGGGTTCCTCCCGAATTTTTTCTTCAAAGTATAGCACGTTCCCCTTCGTTATCCAATCACCGTAATAAAGAACAGATTTATGGCATTTTTTCCTGTAACCTTTTCGGCCTGCCAAGCGTAAAAATGAGTGAGAAAGGAGAGGGGATTCATGTTAAAATCATTAAGTTTAGGTTTACTTGTCTCACTCCTCGTCTCATTACTCATTCAAGACCACCTGCTCATGCTTAAAGTAGCTGTTATCCTTGGTGCCTTATTCTGGGGGATCAGCGCATTCATTTCTACCTTTCTATTAGATAGTAGCAGAATGCATGAACGCTCTCTTTTTTATGATAAAAAACACAAAAAACAGCAAATGTGGGCCGTACATTTTTTTTTAGTAGGCCTTCCCAACATGTTATTATCTCTTTTTTTATATGTAGAAATGTAAAAGCAGGCATGTCTTTTCGCATATAGCAAAGGACCATACCTGCTTTTCTATGTTAGTAATTATGATGAATCTATCATCTATGATGCCAGCAATAGAAGAAATCATGCGGTACGAAAAGAATGTCATCATCACTTGAACCATTCAGGCAGTTTCCGAATAAAATAGGCAAGCAATAATCCTAAGGAGACAGGTAGCGCTATTGCAGTTAAGGCCCCCATAAACTCCATATATTCTCTACTTTCCATATCTTTCTTCCCCCTCCATACTAGTACGCTAAAAATCGAGGGAAGTTGCGGTCAACAGATAAGAAAACTCACATGTTGCCGGTAACGTGATTACTCATCACTAAATTTCCTGTTTAAAAATTGGATAAACTAAGCCAACAACACAAGGATGGTGATGTTTATTTGTTAGGCATAATCATGATCGCTATCATTACCTTTTTGGGCTTATTCTCCATTTCCTACTTTCTGTACATCAAAAAACCTGGAACCTTGTTTCTTATGTATATCCCTTCAACGGTCGTATTTATTGTCAGCAGTATAGCAGTTCTATATAGCATCAATGTAAGTGGATTTGAAGGCTTGGGAATTGCATTTATTGGTGCTACGATCGGCATCACTAGCCTTCTGACTTGTATTGTACTCACTATGATGGTGCTGATTAAACAAGATAAAAAGTAAAACGAAGAGGCTTCCCTCTTTCATTTCGATTTTCGGGAAACCTCTTCGTTTTTTCAATCGTCCTTACTCTTCATGCAATGGAACCGCAAGTCCTGTTGACATAGCTATCAAATAGCGGTTCGCAACTGGCTCTTTCCAGCTCTCCTCAAGAGCGAGTGTGTACAAGCTTATTTGCTCCTTGTATCTTGTCCGAAGCATCTGAGCTGCTTTAGTCTCATCTGCTGGTAATCGATCTGTTTTATAATCGATCAAAGTCAATCCACCGTCTGCCTCACGAATGACACAATCAATTACCCCCTGCACAAGTACCCGTTCGTCACCTGAATCAGATAATAATAATTCTGCTTGTTCAGCAAGCAAGCGAGATCTAATATCACGTAAAGGGACGGCAAGCGTAAATGGTAGCTCTCTGTACACCTTGGTAGCCTTTTGCATGCGCTGTCCTAAATCACTGGCAAAAAAACGAGCTATAGAAGCAATATCCACCACATTGGCTTGTTCCCTAGTCAACATCTGTCCTGCTATCATCTGCTCGATTTGATCAGTAACGTCCGCCTGATCCAAGGCTCTATTCAACTGTAGATTTTGCATAATCAAATGCGTAAAGGTACCTATTTCTGCCTTCGTAAAAATAGGTTTTTCATACTTCGTTTGATTTACCAGCTTCTCGCGTCTTTCTTCCTTGATGATTACAGAATCATTATTTGTTATGATTTTCGGATCACATTTTTCGCTGTTTATATCCTTGCTCTTCTTGTCCATTTCAGTTAGAAATCTCGGCTTCTTTGTGAGCCTTGATTGACGTAGCCTTGGACCCTCTGCTATTTGCTCAGGGCTTGCATTAAGGTGACCGCGCTCTTCGGCTGCAGCCTGAGTGGTTAGCTGTCTATCTATTTGGCTTTCTATTCCTGCTACCACTTGAGATTGCGTGTCAATACGCTCATTCTCCCAATCAAGCTTCACTCCAGCTCCTTCTGCTCCATCGGCTAGATTTACAGCTTGGCTCTTCAATTCGCTAACAGTCCATTTAGCCGGCACCTGTGACACAACCTGTGAAGCATACTGCCACTCCAGTACAGACCTAATTTGATCACGCCATTCCTCTGCATGTGGATGATCAGGAACTGGCTTTCGTTTCTGCAATAAGGAGAAAACCTCCTCATCATGCTCACTTTGTTCGGTTATCGCCATCAGATCACTCGGCTGATAAAACTGAAACTGCCACACAGACGGATCTCGCACTAGCGGTATCGAGGAAATATCCTGACTTTCTGGGCACAACAAGCGTAAAGGTTCTCCATGTTTGTGCCGGACTAATGCTCGACCAATCCAATCAAGATATCCTTTCGCTTGGATTAAATCTTCATCAGATAGGGTCTCTTTATCAGTAGACTGGCTGCACCAGGCGATGGCTGATTTGCTCAAGTCCTTAGCTGAGCCTACAAGGATAAGCTTTTCTCTAGCCCTAGTCAGCGCAACATACAGTACACGCATCTCTTCAGCTAGCATCTCTAATTTAAGCTTTTGACGAATTCCTAAAAAAGCTAAGCTTGGATAACGCAGGCGCAAAACCGCGTCGGCCACCTGTGGGCCAAAGCCCAAGTCCTTGTGCAGTAAAAAACGACCTTTCATATCGCTTTGGTTAAACTGTTTACCCATTCCAGCCACAAATACGACCGGAAACTCCAATCCCTTACTTTTATGGATCGTCATTAAACGGACTACATTTTCACTTTCTGTAATGGTCCGCGCCTCTCCAAGATCATTCTCTTGCTCCTGCATTCGATCAATAAAGCGTAAAAATCGAAACAATCCACGATATGAGGTAGCTTCGTATTGCTTCGCTCTATCATATAAAGCGCGTAGATTTGCCTGGCGCTGTGATCCATTTTCTAGTGATGCTACATAATCAACATAGCCTGTCTCTGTATAAATATCAGACAATAACTCTGCTACCGAGCTTCGTCTTCCCCTTGTTCGCCAGCCCTGCACCATCCGATAGAATCGGCGAAGCTTGGCCATTACGACCCGATTCAACTGCTCCTCCTCGGTCATAACATACTGTTCGACTGCCTGATAAAAGGGCCCCGTAGGAGTCAACACTCGAATCTGAGCTAAATCTTCTTCGCTAAGGCCAATAAGAGGAGAGCGAAGTACCGCTGTTAATGGGATATCCTGCTTTGGATTATCTATGACACGTAATAATGACATGATTACATCCACTTCATTCGCGGAAAAGTAACCCTGATTCTGTTCTACATAGATAGGTATTCCAGCCTGCTTACATTCGTCTGCTATTGCTTGTCCCCAGCCCGCGGTAGCTCGAAGCAAAATAACAATATCCCGATATTCTAGGGGACGCATTCCCTGTGTTTTCTTATCAAATACAAGTAACGGCTGACCGCCCACACCAGGCTCTAGCCATTCCTTAATACGCTTGGCAATTAAACGTGCTTCTAGCTGAGCAACAGAGGCTTCCTCTTCAAGAGTAGGTAGAGCTTCTCCTTCACTATCGTAGCTATCTATACTTCCTGTAGAGCTAGTACCTGCTCGCTCTGACACTTGCCCTAAACTGGACTCCTCCGATTCAACCCCCGTACGATCGATTAAATGTACTTCTACCACCAATTGCTCTGGCTCTATCTCTGGATAGGAAGCTCGACCAATCAATTCTGCCGATTGATCGTAAGTAATCTCACCTACACGCGGAGTCATGACTAGACGAAACAGATAATTGACAGCATCCACTACTTCCTTTCGACTGCGGAAGTTAGCGGCCAAATCAATTCGCTTTCCCTTCAGCTCCAAAGGCACACTCTTTTCCTTAGGAGCGAAAGGGTCCTTTTCTTCATTCGTTTCATACGAATCGTACTTTTGCATAAAGAGATTAGGCTCAGCAAGTCGGAAGCGATAGATACTCTGTTTAACATCCCCTACCATGAAACGATTTGCTGCCACTCCTGCTGTCTCTTTCCTTGAGACCAACTGTAAAATCGTTTCCTGCACAAGATTGATATCCTGATACTCATCGACTAGCACTTCAGCAAATTGTTCCTGTAGCTGCATAGCAATGGCAGAGGGGACGAAGCTGCCATCCTCTTGTTCCTGCTGCAAAATTCGCAGTGCCATATGCTCCAGATCGCTAAAATCAACAAGAGCCCGTTCTTGCTTAGCTTGTCGAAAGGCCTGTTTAAACTCACTAACAAGCCGAGCCAGTGTATGCATATAAGGAGCCATTCGGTTGAGGTCTGTCGCATATTGCTCAGGCGTCATCGTGAAATATTCTTCCAGTAGCTTCTTTATTTTATCTTTTACACCATTGCGTAGTTTTTGGACTTGTTCTTTAAGCAGCGGGTCAGCATCCTTTACTGCTGGCAATCGACCGAATGCAATGCTTCTCATACTGTCATCTAACTGCTTCCAGCCTTGCTCAGCAGCACATTTCGCTTGATGAATACAAGTAAGCTCCTGCTGTAATAAAGGCGTATATGCTCCAGGTCCGTCTGGTTCTTCTGCAAGAGCTATTGCTTTTTTTACTTGCGACTCAAGGGCAGATAACTCTAAAGAAATAGCCCCTGTCAATGTCACGACCCAAGGAGATTCGTGTAACTCTTCCACTTGTGTATGGGCAAACATATCGGCTGCATTTTTTAGCCAACGATCTGGATGCGGATGACTTTGGGAGAAGTCAAACAATCGCATAAATAACCCCATTAACGCATCGTCATCCTGGCCCTCTACCATCACGTCAGCTAATGCTGCAAAGCTTTCATCAGATTCATACCAGTGTTCAAATTGCTCTTCTAATACATCCTGACGCAGTAATTCTGCCTCCATTTGATCTGCAATGCGAAACCCTGGATCAAGCTCCACTATGAAATAATATTGACGTAACAAGCCCAAACAAAAAGAATGCAACGTGGTAATAGTTGCTCGTTGCAGTAAAACCAATTGCTTACGTAAATGGGCAGAGGTA
The nucleotide sequence above comes from Brevibacillus laterosporus LMG 15441. Encoded proteins:
- the addA gene encoding helicase-exonuclease AddAB subunit AddA, with product MSEQDNVVEQKPSHWTDEQWRAIIEKGDNLLVAAAAGSGKTSVLVERIIRKISDVNDAVGVDQLLVVTFTNAAAAEMRHRIGDALRKALESDPTSAHLRKQLVLLQRATITTLHSFCLGLLRQYYFIVELDPGFRIADQMEAELLRQDVLEEQFEHWYESDESFAALADVMVEGQDDDALMGLFMRLFDFSQSHPHPDRWLKNAADMFAHTQVEELHESPWVVTLTGAISLELSALESQVKKAIALAEEPDGPGAYTPLLQQELTCIHQAKCAAEQGWKQLDDSMRSIAFGRLPAVKDADPLLKEQVQKLRNGVKDKIKKLLEEYFTMTPEQYATDLNRMAPYMHTLARLVSEFKQAFRQAKQERALVDFSDLEHMALRILQQEQEDGSFVPSAIAMQLQEQFAEVLVDEYQDINLVQETILQLVSRKETAGVAANRFMVGDVKQSIYRFRLAEPNLFMQKYDSYETNEEKDPFAPKEKSVPLELKGKRIDLAANFRSRKEVVDAVNYLFRLVMTPRVGEITYDQSAELIGRASYPEIEPEQLVVEVHLIDRTGVESEESSLGQVSERAGTSSTGSIDSYDSEGEALPTLEEEASVAQLEARLIAKRIKEWLEPGVGGQPLLVFDKKTQGMRPLEYRDIVILLRATAGWGQAIADECKQAGIPIYVEQNQGYFSANEVDVIMSLLRVIDNPKQDIPLTAVLRSPLIGLSEEDLAQIRVLTPTGPFYQAVEQYVMTEEEQLNRVVMAKLRRFYRMVQGWRTRGRRSSVAELLSDIYTETGYVDYVASLENGSQRQANLRALYDRAKQYEATSYRGLFRFLRFIDRMQEQENDLGEARTITESENVVRLMTIHKSKGLEFPVVFVAGMGKQFNQSDMKGRFLLHKDLGFGPQVADAVLRLRYPSLAFLGIRQKLKLEMLAEEMRVLYVALTRAREKLILVGSAKDLSKSAIAWCSQSTDKETLSDEDLIQAKGYLDWIGRALVRHKHGEPLRLLCPESQDISSIPLVRDPSVWQFQFYQPSDLMAITEQSEHDEEVFSLLQKRKPVPDHPHAEEWRDQIRSVLEWQYASQVVSQVPAKWTVSELKSQAVNLADGAEGAGVKLDWENERIDTQSQVVAGIESQIDRQLTTQAAAEERGHLNASPEQIAEGPRLRQSRLTKKPRFLTEMDKKSKDINSEKCDPKIITNNDSVIIKEERREKLVNQTKYEKPIFTKAEIGTFTHLIMQNLQLNRALDQADVTDQIEQMIAGQMLTREQANVVDIASIARFFASDLGQRMQKATKVYRELPFTLAVPLRDIRSRLLAEQAELLLSDSGDERVLVQGVIDCVIREADGGLTLIDYKTDRLPADETKAAQMLRTRYKEQISLYTLALEESWKEPVANRYLIAMSTGLAVPLHEE
- a CDS encoding DUF5316 family protein, translated to MLKSLSLGLLVSLLVSLLIQDHLLMLKVAVILGALFWGISAFISTFLLDSSRMHERSLFYDKKHKKQQMWAVHFFLVGLPNMLLSLFLYVEM